AAGCAGGATTAGCATAAACCAGAACACCAATTCCAACAAATGTCCTCCTTGATATTCTATATGATGTCTGAGGGATGAGACCTCCATATGAGTTTTTCACCCAAATTGCTCTTGCATCACATCTGTCCATATATCATTTTAACACATGATTGAATGAAGAGTACATACATTTTAAGTTTTAAACCATTTCCAAAGCAGCCCTAATTTCATAAGTTTTAAAGACATATAGTAAGTTGAATCGCTTGATCAAATTGCAGTCATGACCAGTGAATCAGCCTTTTTTATATTAGTATCTGTGAACCACCCAGCAATCCTCCCAGATTTCTGAGAAGCAATAATGACCAGAAACAAAGGGAAGTTGCAAATAAATTAACTTCAGTTAATATATGCCTTGTAATCAGAATgacgattgtataaattattgagTTCGAGATTACTCACTATCACAAGTGGAAGTTCCAGTGAATGTAGAAGCATACGTAATCAGAAAGGCTAGGAAATGCCAAAACGCTACAGAAAAACACATAGCAATGAGTAAACGATACTACCACCTGAATATCTGAAAGTTTCACCAGAGTAAACTTCCTCCTGCTACTCCTAAGAGAAATTGGCCATGGTCCTAGAGCTCCAACTTCTTCTATGGTTTGATCCAACATCTCACACTTATTCGAGTGCCATTGTTGAGTACGTACTAGCAAGTGGATAGTCTATATGAGAAATGGAATGACCATGAGACACATGACTTATTGCGTTAATCTTTTGGGTCAATGGTGTTCCTTAGATGTGTAGAAGCCCTTTTCTATTAGGTGGTTTATGCTCGGATAttccccaacaagtggtatcagaaacCATGATTTGAGTTGGGCTAACAAGAGGAGCTAGCTAGATATGCCGGCTTAAGATGATTTAAGTCAAATGATGTGGCTGTTACTGTCAAGTAGGAAGACGAAGATGGCCAGTCTCAAGAGACCTAAGGTGTGATGCAAGTGTAAAAGACAAAGTGTGATGTATATGTAGCAAGGTGATAATTTGGCTACTTTAACAGCAATGATGGTATATGTGTGAGGTTTGGTGCATGGATGAATCAAGGTTGCATTACCAAGTTGTTGGCAATGTGATTGAATTGATAGCATGTGATGTATaagaagctttgatcaaggaCTCACAAGTGAACGGGAAGATGGTTGGATATTCAATTGTTGATGGATAGAGCCACATATGGAGAAGAGTTCACCAGGGGAGAGGGGTGAATCTGGTTATTCATCGATGAGTGGATTGTCGAGTGGGTTATTCCCATATGGTATAGTTGCAAAAGATGGTAAAAGGACATATGACATACGAAGGTACTGTGCTTGGATTGGGTGGTGTTTCTCATGCTTATCCCATTCATCCCAAACCTATTCAACTAAAAGATACCCCTAAACCATTCCAAATAACTAACAGAACCAATTACCAGGAAGCAAAAAAAGGCAATCCATCTGAAATGACCTCTAAATCTTCAAACCAAAACTTGTTGGGCTCGCTAGCCATATTGGAATGGGCATCCACGACTCAAACACATCAGAGAATTCCCAAAGTTCACTGTATTTGGATGAACCTTTTCCAGCATAAACatgatgaattacttgatgcgTTCGTGTAACACCAGTGCATAGCAAagcgaaaagaagagagagacccAAAGAAAGATCCCCAATTTCAAGCCCAGCTCTCGGCATCGTACCCAAAGGTCGACAGCACAAAGACTTAAAGAAAGAAAGGGAACGAGCAACAGCTGAGCAAGAAAAGGGAGACATTCCGGACGAGAAGGAAGAATCGAGAGACAGGAAATCCTACCTTGGAGTAAGAGAGGTGAAGCTCATCATCATGGAGGCCGGCATCCAAAGCGGGCAAGCTTTCATTTTTTCCTCCTCGTTCTCCTAATTTTTCTTCTCCCTTGAATCACCAAGTGGCAGAAGAACAACACGGGACTCGTCCCAAAAGATAGTGTTGCGTAGGACACCCTATTTTCCTCTTTTGTCTtttgtctttttattttttatttctctgGATTTTCTTCGTTAAGCTTCTTATACTGTAAATATAAATTAATgggtgaattttttgaaaaaatcttTACATTTGTAAATTTTGTTCGGAGCACCcaacttaaaaaaaaatcttataaattaatttttataaatgaTTATTTTTATCCTTGGTCTTGTTGGAACCATCCTCGTCTCTATCTTGCATTACATTTTTTTTACTCGCTCATCCTTTGTAACCCTCATGTGAGGAATGAGGAGCACGAGTTGGTAACTCTTATGTAAGAAGACACATGGGTTGTTGGTATCTTTGCAAACTCCATCGATCCTTATTGGATTTATCGTTCGTAGCTCTTTTGTAAGGAAAGAATGGTTATAAGAGTCGTCATAACCTTCGTGTTTTTGTCGGTCCCAACATTGCATCTCGCTAATAGGCATTATGCGAGGACcacctaatttttttattttttacttgtcttgtattttttattttttattttttatttatcttgatATACTTAGTCAAGCTTCGTATATCATAAATTATTATACAAATATAATCAGTTTCAATCGTATTGGGTCGGATCCGACCGACTTCAAAGTAGAATTCCGGTCAGCTTCATAAGACACCGCTGCACATTATAATCACCGGTTCGCCATCTATGTCCCAAACCTTCGCCATGGTCTAAAGCGCAGCAAGTCTCTACATGCCGCCGTCTTCGGTGTTTCGTTTCCCATGCCATGGATTTCCGTTTCCCCTTCCGCAGCATCCCGCGCCTCCCGTGCCCGCCGTCGCACCTTCGCTCGCCCACCTGCCCTCCGCGGCCACCGCCGGTCCACCACGTCCCCCTCTGCCCAGAATACTCTGTCTTCCTCCGACGGTAAGCTCTCCGCCTTCTGCGCCGCCGTCGCCGAGTCCGCCCGGCTCCGCATCGCCACGCCTCTGCTCTCACCCGGCTCCATCCCCTCCCGTCCCAGCCCATCCGCCTACAACGCTCTCATGAAATCCTTCTCCCGCTGCGGCGACGCCGACGAGGTCCTCCGCCTCTTCCACGAGCTCAGGCGCTCGCACCGCACTCCGAACGCCCTCTGCTACAATACCCTACTCAACTCCCTCGTTGTCGCCAACCGCCACGGCCATGCCGAAGCCTTGTTCGACGAAATGATAGCATCAGGTGTCGCCCCTACCACTTCCTCCTACACCATTCTTATAAAGTTGTTGTCTTTCTACCCGAACCTCATCGATTCGGCATACGAGGTCATCCGCTTCATGGTCCGGTCCGGCTGCCAACCGGACGCAATCACCTACTCGACCCTCGTAGCAGGGCTCTGCCGAGCAGGGAGAATAGAGGAGGCTTGGGGTGTTTTGGATCAAATGATGGAGGACAAGTTGCTGCCGACCGTCCAATCTTACACTTGTATCGTTCAGTGTTATTGCTCGGAAGGTAGGATCGAGGAGGCCAAAAGACTAGTTGGTGTGATGGAGAGTGTTGGATGTCAGCCAGACGTTGTAACTTATAGTGTCTTAATTGGGGCATTTTGCCAGGCTGGGGAATTTGGCGAGGTTGAGAAGGTTTTGAAGGAGAGCGAGGAGAAAGGATGGAAGCCAAATGAGTTTACCTATAATATCTATATGAATGGTCTTTGTAAGGCAGGTAAATTTGACGAAGCATTTCAGCTGTTAGAAGTCATGCGGGCAAGTGGATTGCATCCTACAATAGATACTCTCAACATACTTTTTGATTGTCTCTGCCAAGATTCTAAGGTTTGGGAGGCAAAATGTTTGTTGGAGAGGAGCTCTGAATTAGAATGGGATGTAGATGTCTTCTTCTATAACACCTTGATGAGTAGGTTTTTCGAGATAGGTGAGTTGGGTACTGTTCTGAAGCTGTTGAGCGAGATGTTAAAGAAGGGGATTGATCCTGACACTTGTACATTTACCATTGTGATCCGAAGCCTTTGCAAAGCTGGGATGCTTCAGCAAGTTAAATGCATTATCAACAATAAGGGTTTTGTTGCTGATGTTGTCGCCTTTAACACTGTGTTACATGAGTTTTACATGTTGGAAGAGTTAAATGATGTGCGGAAAGTTTATTCATATATGATAGCTGAAAATGTTACTCCAAATAAGTTCACATACTGCATCATGATTGATACTCTCTGCAGTG
Above is a genomic segment from Musa acuminata AAA Group cultivar baxijiao chromosome BXJ3-4, Cavendish_Baxijiao_AAA, whole genome shotgun sequence containing:
- the LOC103980130 gene encoding pentatricopeptide repeat-containing protein At5g65560-like, which produces MPWISVSPSAASRASRARRRTFARPPALRGHRRSTTSPSAQNTLSSSDGKLSAFCAAVAESARLRIATPLLSPGSIPSRPSPSAYNALMKSFSRCGDADEVLRLFHELRRSHRTPNALCYNTLLNSLVVANRHGHAEALFDEMIASGVAPTTSSYTILIKLLSFYPNLIDSAYEVIRFMVRSGCQPDAITYSTLVAGLCRAGRIEEAWGVLDQMMEDKLLPTVQSYTCIVQCYCSEGRIEEAKRLVGVMESVGCQPDVVTYSVLIGAFCQAGEFGEVEKVLKESEEKGWKPNEFTYNIYMNGLCKAGKFDEAFQLLEVMRASGLHPTIDTLNILFDCLCQDSKVWEAKCLLERSSELEWDVDVFFYNTLMSRFFEIGELGTVLKLLSEMLKKGIDPDTCTFTIVIRSLCKAGMLQQVKCIINNKGFVADVVAFNTVLHEFYMLEELNDVRKVYSYMIAENVTPNKFTYCIMIDTLCSEGNYLDAIDLLLGSFRFGFFPDLVIRLNNWLVKSGKLREILNLAEEILSRGLVINVSIITSLVRVFCREGYCKSNNVYRVCLVLDKVLGMR